One Hemitrygon akajei chromosome 11, sHemAka1.3, whole genome shotgun sequence DNA segment encodes these proteins:
- the LOC140736132 gene encoding peroxiredoxin-1-like: MAAGNAKIGHPAPDFTAKAVMPGGEFKDLTLSSYKGKYVVVFFYPLDFTFVCPTEIIAFSDRADDFRKINCEVIGASTDSHFSHLAWINTPRKQGGLGHMNVPLVADLTHSISKDYGVLKEDEGISYRGLFIIDEKGILRQITINDLPVGRSVDETLRLVQAFQFTDKHGEVCPAGWKPGSDTIKPDVQSSKKYFEKQA; the protein is encoded by the coding sequence ATGGCAGCTGGAAATGCTAAAATTGGTCACCCTGCCCCTGATTTCACAGCCAAGGCTGTGATGCCCGGTGGAGAATTCAAGGATttgactctgtccagttacaaagGAAAGTATGTTGTCGTGTTCTTCTATCCACTGGACTTCACCTTTGTCTGCCCTACTGAGATCATTGCATTCAGCGACAGAGCGGATGACTTTCGCAAGATAAACTGTGAAGTTATTGGTGCCTCCACAGATTCCCACTTCAGTCACTTAGCCTGGATCAACACACCTCGTAAACAAGGTGGTCTCGGCCACATGAATGTTCCACTGGTTGCTGACTTGACACATTCCATCTCCAAAGACTACGGTGTCCTAAAGGAAGATGAAGGCATTTCTTACAGAGGACTCTTCATTATTGATGAGAAAGGAATCTTGCGGCAGATCACAATCAACGACCTTCCAGTTGGTCGGTCTGTGGATGAGACGCTGAGGCTGGTGCAAGCTTTCCAGTTCACCGACAAACATGGAGAAGTTTGCCCTGCAGGATGGAAGCCCGGCAGTGACACCATCAAGCCTGATGTGCAGAGCAGCAAAAAGTACTTTGAAAAACAGGCCTAG